One part of the Pecten maximus chromosome 9, xPecMax1.1, whole genome shotgun sequence genome encodes these proteins:
- the LOC117334252 gene encoding uncharacterized protein LOC117334252, with protein sequence MKDLPDRNLSVNEMGRLSRHIGISYQTFFVKLGCPVVVLEQKMAENREFSFRSLITKIFIHLLKTDADVTFTRVADAMSEHGLDPETLYNILDDNRDTLFDGDTLSEGFLQKCLTLYDAPVIADHVNAKEYFNLFLELGLTPKRVDEFDVNFRNDTILNRISAMVEEFIANPSRRPTLNTVLLAMAECDMDTNSLIQALTQTK encoded by the exons ATGAAGGATCTACCGGATAGAAATTTGTCAGTCAATGAGATGGGTCGACTGTCCAGGCACATCGGCATTTCATATCAGACTTTCTTTGTCAAGCTGGGCTGCCCTGTTGTCGTACTGGAACAGAAGATGGCAGAAAACCGTGAATTCTCCTTTAGATCTCTCATAACGAAGATCTTTATTCACCTCCTTAAAACGGACGCGGATGTTACATTCACAAGAGTTGCAGATGCGATGTCCGAACATGGATTAGATCCAGAAACACTGTATAACATCCTTGACGACAACAGGGATACGTTGTTTGATG GCGACACTTTGTCAGAGGGATTTTTACAGAAATGCCTAACGTTATATGACGCTCCGGTCATTGCCGACCACGTGAACGCCAAAGAGTACTTCAACCTGTTCCTTGAGCTCGGCTTAACGCCAAAAAGAGTGGACGAGTTTGACGTCAACTTCAGAAACGATACAATTCTCAACAGAATCAGTGCGATGGTTGAGGAGTTTATTGCGAATCCTAGTCGACGTCCTACTCTAAACACAGTTCTGCTTGCGATGGCGGAATGCGACATGGACACCAATTCCCTCATCCAAGCCCTAACTCAAACAAAG TGA